CCGAATTAAGCATAAGCCAAGACAGTTTATTCCAAGCACGCAAAGAAGTTCTAACGGTTCACATGGCACCAGAAGTTGAGCAGTATTTGATTCAGCTGATCATCGCCACGCGTGCTCCAGAGCAACATGCGAGTGAATTAACCAACTACATTGAATATGGCGCCAGCCCGCGTGCAACCATTGCGTTAGATCGCTGCGCTCGTACCCAAGCATGGCTGGATGACCGTGACTATGTCACACCAGCGGATATTCAAGAAATTCTCGGCGAAATATTAAGGCATCGCATCATTTTGAGTTACCAAGCTGAAGCCGAAGGTGTCAGCACCAACGACGTCATCGCCAAGTTAATTGAACTTGTCCCCACTCCTTAGTGATAGCTTAGTGTTACATGACAGAGCATAACGTAACTGCAAAACAGGCACGTGAGCACAGTATTGAACTGAGCTTGGAGCAACTTATTGCTTGTCAATATTGGGCCAAGGAGTCTATCCCATTACCGCATAAGAAAACCCGCGCCCATCTTGTCGGTGGCCACTTATCACCGTTCAAAGGTCGTGGCATGGAGTTTGCTGAAGTTCGTCAGTATCAACCCGGGGATGATATTCGAACCATTGATTGGCGCGTGACCGCCCGTACCGGCAAAGTACACACCAAGATTTTTCAAGAAGAACGTGAGCGCCCGGTATTTATCGTGGCGGACTTACAAGACACCATGTTCTTTGGCTCAAGAAACCGCTTCAAGTCTACCCTCGCCTGCTTACATTCAGCACGAGCATTTTGGGCAGCTTTTAATAGCGGTAACCGAGTTGCAGGTTTGTTTAGCACCGCCCAAGAGCACATCGAGCTAAAGCCCTCAAATCGCCGTCAAAATGGTTTACGTTTGTTGCAACACCTGATGGAGCTGCACAATCAACGCTTAGAAGCCATCTATAGCGACGCTGATGCGTATCACGTCAATCAGCAATCGCTACAGGATATGCTGCTACGACTGCGCCACTTAGTCAAAGGCGGTAGTTTGATTTATATTTTCAGTGACTTTATGAACCTTAATGATGACTGCCACCAACATCTAAGCTACTTAGCACAGCACAACGATATATATGGCGTCATGGTTTCCGACCCTCTGGAAGCTTCTATTCCACGGCCGGGCCAATATACCTTAACCGATGGTTTGCGCCACATTCGTATCGATGCCAGCAATCAAAGAGATATGCAACGTCACCAACATCATTTTGAACAAAGAGTCGCGCGTATCCGCCAAGAGTTCGCTCAGACCCAGTCAGCTTTTGCGCTTTGCAGCACGGCCGATTCAATTACCGACTTATCACTTGATCCGGCGATACAGGCGAATATCGCTTTTGCAAAGGCTGGGGCTTAGCCATGAATATGACGTTTTTAAACTCGGCCCAAAGCCAGTTACTCGAACAACTTCGAGACATTCATACGCCGGAAACTGTGAGCTGGTGGCCGCTGGCTATTGGCTGGTGGGTCGTTATTGGGTTGGTTGTGCTTATTCTAGTTTTATTGCTGATCAAAACCTTAATCAAAAAGCACCACTACCGCTACGTCCGCTTTGCGACAAGCGAGCTCAAAAGTCTAGCTAACAGTGATGAGCCCAGATGGTTAGCCAAGTGCCACAATATCATGCGCCGACTATGCCTGTGTTATGGCGATGAAGCGCTAGTGAGCTCTTTGAGCCAAGCTGAGTGGTTACGCTTGCTTCAAAGCACCAATCAACAGCAGTTAAGCCAAGACACTTTAGATGCTGTTGTCGACTTACCCTACAAGCCCGTGGAAGCGAGCGAAAGTCTGAATAAAGCCCTGATTATTAACGAGGTTATAGGTTGGGCATCCGACTTGCCCGAACAAATACAACATTACCCACAGTCATCCACCGAGGAGTCGGCTCATGTTTGAGTTCCAATGGCCGTGGTTATTGTTACTGTTGCCGCTTCCTCTGTTCATATGGTGGCTCGAGGAGCGCAAGCAACGCCAACAAGCGTTACGTGCCCCTTTATTTCTATATTGGAAAATGCAACGCCAGCAAGGCAAGAAAATTAAAAGCCACTTCCCTTGGTATAACTTTTTATTGTGGTTACTCTTAATCATAGCAGTTGCACGCCCAACGTGGGTCGGCGACTCCGTCGCACTGCCGAGCAGTGGTCGCGATTTAATGGTCAGTATTGATATTTCAGGCTCCATGGAAATGGAGGACATGATGCTCAGTAATCAACAAGTGAATCGCTTAGTTGCGGTTAAAGCCTTGATGAAAGAGTTTATTGAACGCCGTGACGGTGATCGCCTAGGTTTGATTCTATTCGGCGAGCAAGCTTACCTACAAACACCACTCACATTTGATTTAAAAACCGTTCAACTGATGCTGGATGAAACCGAAATTGGTTTAGCCGGTTCCTCAAGAACAGCGATTGGCGACAGTATTGGTCTCGCCGTCAAGCGACTCAAAGATCGCAATGCTGACAATCGCGTGCTAATCCTATTAACCGATGGTCAGAACAACACAGGCGTTCTAAATCCTTTACAAGCTGCTGAACTCGCCGAGCATGCCGGGGTTACCATTTACACTATCGGTGTCGGTGCCGAAAAAATGGTGGTTCGTAACAGCTTTTTTGGTAACCGTACGATCAACCCATCGAAAGAACTCGACGAAGCAACACTTCAAGCGGTTGCTGAAAAAACAGGTGGGCAATATTTTCGGGCCAAAAACACTCGAGAGCTTGAGCAGATATACACCAAGCTTGATGAGTTAGAGCCCGTTGAAGATCTGGACCAAAATTATCGCCCCAGCAAAGCGTTATTTTTTATCCCATTATTAATGGCTATCACTCTAAGCTTTATCAAAGTGTTACTGCGAGTCCTAGTTGCTCGCAGAAAAACCAATACCGCTCAACAGGAGCTGCATAATGCCTGATTTGAGTCTATTTCATTTTATTCGCCCTTGGGCTTTATTGTTGATAGTTCCAGCTATCATCCTGTACTGGCTGTATCAAAACCAAAGCACCCAGCAAGAAGGATGGAGCGCCATCATTGATCAACACCTGCTGGATTGGATCATGCCTCGTTCCGACAAGGCTAGAGCACTCAAGTATTTACCCATCATGCTGCTGAGCTTCTGGATTATCGCAAGCGTTGCCTTAGCCGGCCCCACTTGGAAGAAAACACCTCAGCCAGTTTTCTCCAGTAAAGCCACTCAGGTCATCCTGCTCGACTTATCGCTGTCGATGGATGCGGATGATATTAAGCCCAGCCGCCTAGAACGCGCAAAATTCAAAATCAAAGATTACCTGAAACTGCATCATGAAGGGTTAACAGGCTTGGTGGTTTATGCTGGTGAAGGTTTTATTTTAAGCCCATTGACCAGCGATAAAGACACTATTGAAAATCTTCTTGGCGCTTTATCGACCAAAATCATGCCCGTTCTAGGGAGCCGTCCTGAGTCAGGTTTTGAACTTGCTATCGACTTGCTGGACAACACCGGATTAGCTCAAGGAAAAATCTTATGGTTCACCGATGGCGCTGACCAAGAGAGCCTCGACGATATCACCGAGCAGTTGGACGATACTCCTTATCAACTTAATATTTTGGCTATCGGCAGCGAAGATGGTGCTCCGATTAAGCTCTCTGACGAGGAAGGCTTTTTAAAAGATCGAAATGGCAATATTGTTATACCTCAAATTGATTACTCACTATTGACACAGTTTGCGCAAAATACTGACGCCCTGCTGACGCCCGTCACCGTCGACAACCAAGACGTCCAATTAATGGCCCAAGCCAGCAGCATCCCGACAACCGGTACGGATCAGGAAAACAAGTTTGCTGACGATTGGTTTGATCTGGGTTACTGGCTAATACTCTTATTACTGCCGATAGCACTTCTAAGCTTTAAACATCGAAACTTGCTCGGTTGCTTATGTTTCGTCACATTCGCAAGCATTGTCTCCACACCGATACATGCCGCCTCAGAGGCTAAGCCTAAAGTTGAAGCAGAAATCGGCACGGTCGAGAAGTTGTTTCTAAACAAGGACCAACAAGGCAAAAAACTGCTCGATAAAAAGTCGCCAGCTAAAGCTTACAGCACCTTTGAAGATCAACGCTGGAAAGCCGTATCGGCATATCGTATGGGCAGTTTTGATACCGCGCAAAACTTATTCAATAAGCTTCCCACAGAAACGCTTACCGCTGATGACTACTACAATAAAGCCAATTCATTGGCTCTTAATGGCGATTACGAGCAGGCGATCGACACTTATAATAAAGCGCTTGAAATTAACCCAAGTCATGCGGACGCTGAATACAATAAAAGTATCATTGAGCAAATGAAGCAGCAGCAAGACCAGCAGAATGATAATGGCCAGAATCAGGAGCAAGAGTCTGAGCAACAAAACCAAGATCAGCAGTCTCAGCAACAAAATCAGCAAAATTCTGAGCAAGACAGTGAGCAAGAGTCGTCGGAACAAAATGAACAGGCACAAGAACAGCAAGAACAGGAACAACAGCGATTAACTCCTGAGCAGCTTGAAGAGCAATTTAAAGAAGATGAAAAAGATCAAGAAATGGAGCAATGGCTTAAACGTCTATCCGATGATCCTGGAGGTCTGTTGAGACGCAAAATGTACCGTGAATACCAACGCCGTGGCCATAAGCAACATGTTGAAGAAAACTGGTAATAACCTATGACATTGATAACACGAATCTTATCTAGCCTGCTCCTATTAGCGAGTATTACCTTGAGCCAAAGCGCTAACGCTGAAATTACTCTATCATTAGATAGAAGTGATGTGCATGAAAATGAAACGTTTCATTTGCGAGTTCGGGTAGAAGACTCAAGCACCTTAAGAGCCGGTGCGAATGTCAATTTCATTCCAGAAGAAATCACAATCCGCAGTCGCCAAGAATACAACAACAGCATCGTAAACAATGGCAAATACATCACCCAGATGGGTTGGGATTTTGAACTTCTGGCAACCAGCGCTGGAACGTATACCATTCCAGCTTTGAGTATCGGGAACGAACGTTCAGAGCCCTTCACTATTCGCATTTTACCTGAGCAAAATGATCTTGGTGATACCACTAACGCCAAAATCAAGCTCCGCGCCAACCTCAGTGATACTGAGGTCTATGTACAACAGCAATTGATTTTCACGGTGAGAATCTATCGCTCAGTGGTCGCTCGAAACCAACAAATCACGCCGATTCGTGTGACCAATGCGCTGGTTGAGCAACTTGGTGATAGCAAAGCTTTTGATGTTGTCAAAGACGGTAATGATTTTCGAGTGGTAGAACAACGCTATGCCATTTTCCCTCAGCAAAGCGGCGAAATGACCATTGAGCCGATGACTTACAGCGCTACCGTTCTAGAAGAGAGCCAAGGGCGTTCACCCTGGCAGCGCTCACAACTCAAGCCATTAAGTTTAAGCACACAAAAATACACGGTGAATGTTAAACCCAAACCGCAAAATGCTGCTGAGCCTTGGCTTCCAGCGACTAAGTTGGAACTTGAGGCCGAGTGGCAACCAAAAAACCAAACATTTAGAGTCGGTGATCCCGCAAACCTCGACTTTATCATCAAAGGCACCGGGCTGCTTAAAACGCAACTTCCCTCGGTCACCTTTCCTGAGCAACAGGGCGTTACCATCTATCGTGACACGCCCCAGTATCGTCAGCGCATCAACCGCTTTGGGGTGAACAGCTACCATTTTGAAAAAATTGCCGTCATTCCCAGTGAGTCAGGTGAGATTACAATTCCTGAAATTAAAGTCCCTTGGTGGAACGTCAAGACGGATCAGCAGGAGTATGCGACTCTACCCGCTCAAACCATTCAAGTTCAGCAAAGCAGTAAGCAAATCACCAGTGATGACAATCAAACGGTGATTCCACAAGGTAAACAAATTGCTACACAGCAAGAGCCAGAGGCACAAGAAAAACAAACGCTACTGACCAATGAGCAGAACTATTGGAAATATATTACCTTCGCACTCGGTATCTTATGGTTGCTGACGTTGTTTTTATTAATGCGACAAAAATCACAACCGGCGTATCCGCAGGCTTCTGATCTAAATCAAGATCGATCCGGCGATGATGAAGCATTGAGTGCTAGTTTAAAGCGCGCCATTAAAGCTGCTAAAGCCAATGACCCTCGAGCGACAATCCAATGCTTAAGCGCCTGGTTACGGGGAGCGGCAACTAATGTTTCTGCCACCAATATCAGGCAGTTTATCGCTTTCTGCGAATCTCATGAGCTAAGTGATCTAGCCAAAGAGCTAGAGCGGTTACAGCAACATTGCTACTCTAAACAAGGAAACCAAAGCTGGAAGGGGCAGAAATTGGCTCACTTACTCGCAGGTTTTAAATCCTCAACAATGAAAAATACTCAGCAAAGATTACCTGAGCTATACAACACCGACCGCTAGCGTCGTTAAGTAACCACCCTGGGGTCAATTGGCATGTATCGCAGGGATTGGTACAATGCTTGGCTTTAAATGACGATAACAATGAGTACATAGACTATGGATTTTTCGCAATCAAAAGCGTTAATCAGTGGCGGCGCTTCAGGCCTAGGTTTGGCCACAGCTAAGCACATTATTGCAGCAGGCGGTAAAGTCGCTTTGCTGGATATCAATCAAGAGCAAGGTGATGCTGTTGCCAAAGAGCTTGGCGATAACGCGACTTTTATTGCTACGGATATCAGCAAAGAGAACGATGTCGAGCAAGCCGCAGACAAAGCAGCTGAGTTTATGGGCGGCATTAACCTCGCCGTTGGTTGCGCTGGTGTTTTAGGCGCAGGTCTTATTCATAGCAAAAAAGGCCCTATGCCTGCAGACTATTTCCAGAAAGTTGTCGATATTAATTTAGTTGGTAGCTTTTTGCTGACTCGAGCTGCTTCGCGTCATATGCAAGAAAATGAAGAGGTTAACGGTGAGCGCGGTGTCATCATCCATACCGCATCGATTGCAGCTTACGAAGGTCAAATTGGCCAAACCGCTTATTCAGCTACGAAGTCTGCCATTGTGGGTATGGTTTTGCCGCTAGCACGTGAGTTTGCGCGAATTAAAGTGAGAGTGATGGCAGTTGCTCCAGGCGTGTTCGAAACACCGATGATGGAAAAAATCACTCCAGAAGTGTGCGAGCAAATTGCTGCTGGTATTCCTAACCCTTCTCGCTTCGGGACTCCAGAAGAGTATGCAAATCTTGTTCAGCACATTACTGAGAACGCTTATCTAAACGGAACCACTATCCGCTTAGACGCTGCAGCAAGGCTGCAATAAAGCGAGGCTTCTAGCCTCTAGTTCAGTAAGAAAAAAGCACCAGCTTATTGCTTGGTGCTTTTTTTCACCATGTTTAAAAATGAGCGATCTTGACCGCGTTCGTCTGCAACTAATTCACGCTTATCTTTTTGCTGTTCCTGCCAATGGGTTTCAAACATTTCCGTATATTGCTTAGACTGCTTCATTTCATCCGGCACTACGAGTACGCACATATCTAACTCCTGAAATTGATATAACTTTTGTTTTGGTGAGTCTAGTAGAACAAAGGAATCTGAAGTTTCAATGAATCAATTATGGCGAATTATGGCAAATCACACTTTTTTGCTTGTCCAGATACCAAAAAGCCCGATTTCTCGGGCTTTTTGGTTTTGTGAGTACTATCACTTTATTAAGCGATGACTTCGTTGCACCAGAATTTGCAGCTCTCTTAATGCCACCGAGAACTTAGCAAACTCATGCGTATTGCTTTGTTTAAAGTCACTAACCATCTCACTCCAACGAGACAGTAAATCGTCGTGATCGGCCAAGAAGTGCTTAATACGCGTCTCAGGAGACTTGTATTTAGCCGTCAAAGGCAATACTGCTTCAATCAAGTTACGCTGCTGATAATCCAGTTCTTCACGGAAAGCAGCACGCGCAAACGCTTGCCAATGGTTGGACACCGGCTGGGCAATAATTTGATTCAAGAACCAATGCAAATCAATCTCTGCACCCAGTTTGTAGTAAACCTCTGCAACGCTAAGAATAGGCAGCTCATATTGCGTCGACAACTCAACGATATCCATTGATGAGAACATGGTACTGAGATAGCCGACCTGTTTCGCCAACTTCTCCGGAACACCCTGCTCGACCAACTCTTTAATGTCCTTTTCAATTCCTTGGGCTTCTTTCGCTTCAAGTGTCTTATGAATATTCTTTTGAAGCTCTAAAACGCCTTTTCTGAAGAAGTTAACAACCTCGTCAATCGATTGGTCTTTACTACGGTTACGAACGAACCAACGAGTCGCACGGCGAACAATACGGCGAGCCTGAAACATCATTTTCGTTTGAACTGCCGCAGGAACCTTATTATCCAACGCTTCGATGCTTTCACATAAACCCGTCAGGTCAAATGTTTCTTTTGCCATAACGTAGCACTGCGCTACTTCACCAATATTTGCACCGACCTCATCAATCACACGGAAAGCGAAGTTTGTGCCCATCAAGTTAACCATTTCGTTGGCTAAACACATGGCAATAATTTCATCCTTCAAAGGATGCTTAGTCATGTTGTCGACATAGTTTTTGCGAAGTGGCTTAGGGAAGTACTCCAGTAAATAACTTTCAAAATAGCTGTTTTCAGTCACTTCAGGAATACGCAACGAATCTTTCAGTCCCATTTTACCGTAAGCCAGTAGCACGGCTAACTCTGCACGAGTCAAACCTCGACCGTTTGCTTCCCGTTCCAGCAGTTCGTCATCAGAAGGCAAGAACTCAAGGCTTCTGTCTAAGCCAATATTTTTCTCTAAGCCATGGATAAATCGCATATGCTCTTTAACCATTGATGGCGCTCTCGATTCCGTAATACTGATCGACTGTGTTTGTCGGTAGTTGTCTTTGATGACGATATCCGACACTTCATCCGTCATACGAGCGAGTAAATTATTACGGCGTTTAACGGTTAATCCGCCATCAGCAACAATGCCATTAAGGAGGATTTTGATATTAACTTCATTATCTGAGCAGTTAACGCCGCCCGCGTTATCGATAAAGTCTGCATTGGCACGTCCGCCATGCTGCATATATTCGATACGACCTAACTGAGTACAGCCAAGGTTACCACCTTCTCCGATGACCTTAACCTGCATGTCTTTACCATCAACTCGCAAGTTATCATTTGCACGATCACCCACTTGCTGATTAGTCTCACTGGAAGACTTAACGTAAGTACCGATACCGCCGTTCCAGAACAAATCAGCCTTCATTTTTAGAGCAGCATGAATAAACTCATTTGGTGCTAACGATTTAGCTTTAACACCGAGCATCTCTTGTATTTCAGGCGTTAACTCAATCTTCTTAGCGCTTCTTTCGAATATGCCACCACCGCTAGAGATAAGCTTTTGATCATAATCATTCCAGCCAGAACGCTGCATTTTGAATAAACGCTCACGCTCTTTATAACTGGTTGCCGCATCCGGGTTAGGGTCAACAAAGATATGCATATGGTTAAATGCTACCTGTAAGCGGATATGTTTTGATAACAACATACCGTTACCAAAAACATCCCCGGACATATCACCACAGCCAACCACAGTGAAATCCTCGTTTTGACAATCAACGCCCATTTCGCGGAAGTGCTGCTTAACAGATTCCCAGGCACCTTTCGCCGTAATACCCATGGCCTTATGGTCATAGCCATTACTACCGCCTGAGGCAAATGCATCACCTAACCAGTGGCCGTATTCTTCTGAAATGCTGTTTGCAATATCCGAGAATGTTGCTGTACCTTTATCGGCAGCAACAACGAGGTACGCATCAGCCTCATCATGAACCACAACATCGCGAGGATGAACGAGCTTATCCTCAACATAGTTATCAGTGATGTCCAACAGTGCTCTGATAAAAGTTTTATAACACTCACCCCCTTCTGCAAAGAAAGCTTCACGACCGCCTGAATTAGGCAGCTGCTTACAAACAAAGCCACCCTTTGCGCCGACAGGAACAATCACTGAGTTTTTGACTTGCTGAGCTTTTACCAAGCCGAGAACCTCGGTACGGAAATCTTCTCGTCGATCTGACCAACGCAAACCACCACGCGCTACTTTACCGCCACGAAGGTGAACCCCTTCGACGCGTGGCGAGTAGACAAAGATCTCATACATCAGTACCGGCTTCGGCATATCCGTGATGATGCTTGGGTTGAGCTTGAATGAGATGTAAGGCTTATCTTTACCTTGCTCATCAGGCTGGAAG
The DNA window shown above is from Kangiella marina and carries:
- a CDS encoding NAD-glutamate dehydrogenase, which gives rise to MASVSNTSKLLENVQQICDKKFSKRQAELVKQFSELIYSSVSEYEFSERRAEEYFNSVNSLWGFIQEFDGSCKVRVFNPDLKKDGWESRNTIIEINHRDMPFLVDSIRMELNRHGVDVLLHIHVPMYVRRTDKGKISKLDVSYNKGTKEGANIETPMYIEVERMIDPKFMKALEEDLIRILRDVRSAVTDWKPMREKMVSIIDELESNPPPMRQDRIQEAEDFLRWVKENHFVFMGARTYDLEGEGDDLYLKSVKGSGLGILADERKYSEYQLSRSPKGARKLALSTDHILVLTKTSTLSTVHRSSHVDYIGIKRFNDKGEVIGEHRFFGLFTSAAYNMDPQLIPVLRKKINNVLTESKLKPGGHDYKALKNILETYPRDELFQIPTLKLLNVVMGILHIQERRQVRAFVRRDPFGRYFSVLTFVPRDTYNTRIRLKMTDILSETFDSKGEIEFTTYFSESNLVRTHFRVPVENTEAIEYDIDQLQTKLEKAALSWEEVLSDEINKQFEGEEAAVLLKKYREAFPPSFQNQQSVDSAMIDIKNIENLSDDWPLGMFLYRSGDDQSLRFKLYHKDTPLPLSAVMPMLENMGLTVIDETPYEVSSEFLGDYRILDFDVRYEESEIDVETMRDKFHKAFGKAWYKQAENDGFNRLILTAGLDWRQVAVLRAYAKYMWQINFTFSQVYIEQTLAQYPEIATGLVELFELKFNPHEEYSQRKYALKKSQLLKDVQDVESLDQDKIINKYIELIEASLRTNFFQPDEQGKDKPYISFKLNPSIITDMPKPVLMYEIFVYSPRVEGVHLRGGKVARGGLRWSDRREDFRTEVLGLVKAQQVKNSVIVPVGAKGGFVCKQLPNSGGREAFFAEGGECYKTFIRALLDITDNYVEDKLVHPRDVVVHDEADAYLVVAADKGTATFSDIANSISEEYGHWLGDAFASGGSNGYDHKAMGITAKGAWESVKQHFREMGVDCQNEDFTVVGCGDMSGDVFGNGMLLSKHIRLQVAFNHMHIFVDPNPDAATSYKERERLFKMQRSGWNDYDQKLISSGGGIFERSAKKIELTPEIQEMLGVKAKSLAPNEFIHAALKMKADLFWNGGIGTYVKSSSETNQQVGDRANDNLRVDGKDMQVKVIGEGGNLGCTQLGRIEYMQHGGRANADFIDNAGGVNCSDNEVNIKILLNGIVADGGLTVKRRNNLLARMTDEVSDIVIKDNYRQTQSISITESRAPSMVKEHMRFIHGLEKNIGLDRSLEFLPSDDELLEREANGRGLTRAELAVLLAYGKMGLKDSLRIPEVTENSYFESYLLEYFPKPLRKNYVDNMTKHPLKDEIIAMCLANEMVNLMGTNFAFRVIDEVGANIGEVAQCYVMAKETFDLTGLCESIEALDNKVPAAVQTKMMFQARRIVRRATRWFVRNRSKDQSIDEVVNFFRKGVLELQKNIHKTLEAKEAQGIEKDIKELVEQGVPEKLAKQVGYLSTMFSSMDIVELSTQYELPILSVAEVYYKLGAEIDLHWFLNQIIAQPVSNHWQAFARAAFREELDYQQRNLIEAVLPLTAKYKSPETRIKHFLADHDDLLSRWSEMVSDFKQSNTHEFAKFSVALRELQILVQRSHRLIK
- a CDS encoding BatD family protein, with the protein product MTLITRILSSLLLLASITLSQSANAEITLSLDRSDVHENETFHLRVRVEDSSTLRAGANVNFIPEEITIRSRQEYNNSIVNNGKYITQMGWDFELLATSAGTYTIPALSIGNERSEPFTIRILPEQNDLGDTTNAKIKLRANLSDTEVYVQQQLIFTVRIYRSVVARNQQITPIRVTNALVEQLGDSKAFDVVKDGNDFRVVEQRYAIFPQQSGEMTIEPMTYSATVLEESQGRSPWQRSQLKPLSLSTQKYTVNVKPKPQNAAEPWLPATKLELEAEWQPKNQTFRVGDPANLDFIIKGTGLLKTQLPSVTFPEQQGVTIYRDTPQYRQRINRFGVNSYHFEKIAVIPSESGEITIPEIKVPWWNVKTDQQEYATLPAQTIQVQQSSKQITSDDNQTVIPQGKQIATQQEPEAQEKQTLLTNEQNYWKYITFALGILWLLTLFLLMRQKSQPAYPQASDLNQDRSGDDEALSASLKRAIKAAKANDPRATIQCLSAWLRGAATNVSATNIRQFIAFCESHELSDLAKELERLQQHCYSKQGNQSWKGQKLAHLLAGFKSSTMKNTQQRLPELYNTDR
- a CDS encoding SDR family NAD(P)-dependent oxidoreductase — protein: MDFSQSKALISGGASGLGLATAKHIIAAGGKVALLDINQEQGDAVAKELGDNATFIATDISKENDVEQAADKAAEFMGGINLAVGCAGVLGAGLIHSKKGPMPADYFQKVVDINLVGSFLLTRAASRHMQENEEVNGERGVIIHTASIAAYEGQIGQTAYSATKSAIVGMVLPLAREFARIKVRVMAVAPGVFETPMMEKITPEVCEQIAAGIPNPSRFGTPEEYANLVQHITENAYLNGTTIRLDAAARLQ
- a CDS encoding DUF4381 domain-containing protein gives rise to the protein MNMTFLNSAQSQLLEQLRDIHTPETVSWWPLAIGWWVVIGLVVLILVLLLIKTLIKKHHYRYVRFATSELKSLANSDEPRWLAKCHNIMRRLCLCYGDEALVSSLSQAEWLRLLQSTNQQQLSQDTLDAVVDLPYKPVEASESLNKALIINEVIGWASDLPEQIQHYPQSSTEESAHV
- a CDS encoding vWA domain-containing protein gives rise to the protein MPDLSLFHFIRPWALLLIVPAIILYWLYQNQSTQQEGWSAIIDQHLLDWIMPRSDKARALKYLPIMLLSFWIIASVALAGPTWKKTPQPVFSSKATQVILLDLSLSMDADDIKPSRLERAKFKIKDYLKLHHEGLTGLVVYAGEGFILSPLTSDKDTIENLLGALSTKIMPVLGSRPESGFELAIDLLDNTGLAQGKILWFTDGADQESLDDITEQLDDTPYQLNILAIGSEDGAPIKLSDEEGFLKDRNGNIVIPQIDYSLLTQFAQNTDALLTPVTVDNQDVQLMAQASSIPTTGTDQENKFADDWFDLGYWLILLLLPIALLSFKHRNLLGCLCFVTFASIVSTPIHAASEAKPKVEAEIGTVEKLFLNKDQQGKKLLDKKSPAKAYSTFEDQRWKAVSAYRMGSFDTAQNLFNKLPTETLTADDYYNKANSLALNGDYEQAIDTYNKALEINPSHADAEYNKSIIEQMKQQQDQQNDNGQNQEQESEQQNQDQQSQQQNQQNSEQDSEQESSEQNEQAQEQQEQEQQRLTPEQLEEQFKEDEKDQEMEQWLKRLSDDPGGLLRRKMYREYQRRGHKQHVEENW
- a CDS encoding VWA domain-containing protein; translated protein: MFEFQWPWLLLLLPLPLFIWWLEERKQRQQALRAPLFLYWKMQRQQGKKIKSHFPWYNFLLWLLLIIAVARPTWVGDSVALPSSGRDLMVSIDISGSMEMEDMMLSNQQVNRLVAVKALMKEFIERRDGDRLGLILFGEQAYLQTPLTFDLKTVQLMLDETEIGLAGSSRTAIGDSIGLAVKRLKDRNADNRVLILLTDGQNNTGVLNPLQAAELAEHAGVTIYTIGVGAEKMVVRNSFFGNRTINPSKELDEATLQAVAEKTGGQYFRAKNTRELEQIYTKLDELEPVEDLDQNYRPSKALFFIPLLMAITLSFIKVLLRVLVARRKTNTAQQELHNA
- a CDS encoding DUF58 domain-containing protein codes for the protein MTEHNVTAKQAREHSIELSLEQLIACQYWAKESIPLPHKKTRAHLVGGHLSPFKGRGMEFAEVRQYQPGDDIRTIDWRVTARTGKVHTKIFQEERERPVFIVADLQDTMFFGSRNRFKSTLACLHSARAFWAAFNSGNRVAGLFSTAQEHIELKPSNRRQNGLRLLQHLMELHNQRLEAIYSDADAYHVNQQSLQDMLLRLRHLVKGGSLIYIFSDFMNLNDDCHQHLSYLAQHNDIYGVMVSDPLEASIPRPGQYTLTDGLRHIRIDASNQRDMQRHQHHFEQRVARIRQEFAQTQSAFALCSTADSITDLSLDPAIQANIAFAKAGA